TATAATGCACTCACAACAGTTAATAGAAATTATAAAAGCACGTAGAGATATGCTAAATGTAACCCAAGAGATGCTTGCAGATCTTTCTGGTGTTGGTTTACGTACCCTCAAACAATTTGAAAGCGGTAAAGGCAACCCAACTTTTGAAACCTTACAAAAGCTTGGTAACGCATTGGGTATGGAACTCACCTTTACAGTTAAAGATGTAACTAAAAAATAATGAGACAAGCAGAGGTGTTATACAAAAAAGAAGCTGCAGGGTTGTTAATGCAATTAGATGATGGTAGTTTTGTGTTTACCTATTACGACTATTGGTTTAATAATGCAGATAAACCCGCTATTAGTTTGACCTTACCCAAAACGCAACAAGAATTTACCTCAAAATATCTGTTTTCAACTTTTTATAATATGTTGCCAGAAGGGTCTAACAAACAAACGGTTTGTTTTGAGAATCGAATAGATAAAAAAGACCATTTTGGCATCTTACTTACTACTGCAAAATACGATACTATTGGAGCAATAACCATTAAAAGAATAACGAACTAATGGCTTTACCAAAAATAAAATATTGTCCAGGTACGCTTGCAGCAAATTATACTAGCTATAGTAACACTATATTAAAACGTTTGTTTCAAGGAAGAAAAGTTAGTCCAATATTACCTTACGATTCGCCAACAAACAATGAACAAACAGATATGTTGTTCACAGCAAACAGAAAACGCATGTCTATTTCTGGTGTTCAAGAAAAATTCTCGGTCTTACTAGAAAAAAATAAATTGCGTTTAATAGATGAAGGAGAACAAGGACAATACATTTTAAAACCAATTCCTAACGTTGGTAAAAACGCCAGCCAAATGCCAGCAAACGAGCATGTAACTATGCAAATTGCACGTCAGGTATTTCAAATGGAAACCGCAGAAAATGCACTCATTTTTTTTAAAAATGGTGCTGCTGCATATATTACAAAACGTTTTGATGTTAAAGATGATGGCAATAAATGGGCTCAAGAAGATTTTGCTTCTTTAGCTGGCAGAACACCACAAACACATGGCGAAGATTTTAAATATTCTGGTAACTACGTTGAACTTTTTCAAATATTAAAAAAGTATACACCTGCTTATACTATAGAATCTATCAAATTATTTAAGCTGATACTCTTTAACTATTTATTCTCGAATGGAGATGCACATTTTAAAAACTTTTCATTAATTGAAACACCTATGGGTGATTTCAGATTAAGTCCTGCTTATGATTTGTTAAATAGTAGATTACACATAGAAGATAAAGAATTTGCGTTAGATGATGGCTTATTGCCGCCTAATATAGCACAGGGAAAAATTACAGAGCAGTTTTTTATCTTAGGAGAAAAAGCTGGTATTTTAAAACAACAAGTAAACAAAGTGTTTTCCGATGTATTGTCTAAACAAAATGAAGTGCATACATTAATTGAAGCCTCTTTTTTAAATGAAAAAGCAAAACGAAATTACACACAAGCCTATCAGACAAGATTAAAAAAACTAACCCGTTAATAAACTACAATTAGTAAGAATATAGTTTAATACCAAATAGAAAATGCTACTCAAAAAACATACTATTTGATACCATTTGTGTTACTCATTTTTTATCCCCCAAAATAGCTTCGCCTTTTATCAACCACGAGAGTCCAACACTAAAAACAACTAGGGTTTCTTTTCAAAGTATAAGACGAAGTTTAGTATAAACGGTTTCGTCTAGTGCACCTTCGGTTTTCATGCAAATGCCATTAAAAGTTGGTTAATGGAATTAACAATTAAGTCAACATAGGGAAGGCAAAAAATGAACTTCAATAGAAGGGGGGGAATCCCCTGACCCCTCCGTCCGCAGTAGAAAGTGCTAAATGATAAAATTACGTTTCATTCAGATGAGCTAAACTACTATGCGTATCCCACGCTGCATCTGGCCCGTAACTTT
The nucleotide sequence above comes from Aureibaculum algae. Encoded proteins:
- a CDS encoding helix-turn-helix domain-containing protein is translated as MHSQQLIEIIKARRDMLNVTQEMLADLSGVGLRTLKQFESGKGNPTFETLQKLGNALGMELTFTVKDVTKK
- a CDS encoding HipA N-terminal domain-containing protein, translated to MRQAEVLYKKEAAGLLMQLDDGSFVFTYYDYWFNNADKPAISLTLPKTQQEFTSKYLFSTFYNMLPEGSNKQTVCFENRIDKKDHFGILLTTAKYDTIGAITIKRITN
- a CDS encoding type II toxin-antitoxin system HipA family toxin, translated to MALPKIKYCPGTLAANYTSYSNTILKRLFQGRKVSPILPYDSPTNNEQTDMLFTANRKRMSISGVQEKFSVLLEKNKLRLIDEGEQGQYILKPIPNVGKNASQMPANEHVTMQIARQVFQMETAENALIFFKNGAAAYITKRFDVKDDGNKWAQEDFASLAGRTPQTHGEDFKYSGNYVELFQILKKYTPAYTIESIKLFKLILFNYLFSNGDAHFKNFSLIETPMGDFRLSPAYDLLNSRLHIEDKEFALDDGLLPPNIAQGKITEQFFILGEKAGILKQQVNKVFSDVLSKQNEVHTLIEASFLNEKAKRNYTQAYQTRLKKLTR